A genomic region of Cryptococcus neoformans var. grubii H99 chromosome 13, complete sequence contains the following coding sequences:
- a CDS encoding microsomal epoxide hydrolase has protein sequence MSYSDLPNKPTIPIEPFKLSVPDEDISELRTLLKSNRIAKESYENVSAEENKFGITRKWLVNMKDEWIKLDWRRQEERINSLPAFKTKVKNSDGSVFSIHFTALFSKKKDAVPIILSHGWPGSFYEFVPMMEMVKKKYSPEDLPFHLIVPSLPGWLFSTPPPKDREFKVKDVGYLFNGLMEGLGFGGGYVAQGGDIGSYVSNELGANYPACKIIHVNYSNPPPRPLPSPGFPEQEASPPSAEDLLELLQKFGYALEHSTRPATVGLVVGSNPLSLLAWIGEKFLEWTDESPSVETILTMTSLYWFTDCFTTSIYTYRYGLGAKRHETAEQSSYQKCPLGYSQFPKEIAEIPAEWVKAQSNMVWSKKHKSGGHFAALEKPELLWADIEEFVNSHWEKYKDDC, from the exons ATGTCGTACTCAGACCTTCCCAACAAGCCCACCATTCCTATCGAGCCCTTCAAACTCTCCGTGCCCGATGAGGACATCAGCGAGCTCCGTACTTTACTCAAGTCTAACAGAATTGCCAAAGAAAGCTATGAGAATGTTTCTGCGGAGGAGAACAAATTTGGAATAACGAGGAAATGGCTAGTGAATATGAAAGATGAGTGGATCAAATTGGATTG GCGTAGACAAGAAGAGCGCATCAATTCCCTTCCTGCGTTCAAAACAAAGGTCAAAAACTCAGATGGTTCGGTATTCTCAATCCATTTTACCGCCCTTttctcgaagaagaaggacgcAGTTCCCATCATCCTCAGTCACGGCTGGCCAGGTAGTTTTTATGAATTTGTTCCAatgatggagatggtgaaaaAGAAGTATAGTCCCGAAGATCTTCC ATTCCATTTGATCGTACCATCCCTTCCCGGATGGCTTTTCTCTACGCCTCCTCCTAAAGATCGAGAATTCAAGGTGAAGGATGTCGGGTATCTCTTCAATGGCCTAATGGAGGGTCTCGGTTTTGGAGGCGGTTATGTCGCCCAAGGTGGTGATATTGGGAGCTATGTGTCGAATGAACTTGGTGCCAATTACCCAGCTTGCAAAA TCATTCACGTCAATTACTCtaaccctcctcctcgcccacTTCCCTCTCCAGGTTTCCCGGAACAAGAGGCTTCACCACCCTCTGCTGAGGATCTCCTTGAGCTACTGCAGAAATTCGGATATGCTCTCGAGCATTCTACCCGACCAGCCACTGTAGGCTTGGTAGTAGGCTCCAATCCGCTCAGCTTGCTAGCGTGGATCGGTGAAAAGTTCCTCGAGTGGACTGATGAGTCCCCAAGTGTGGAAACAATCTTGACGATGACAAGCCTTTACTGGTTTACTGATTGTTTCACGACGTCGATTTATACATATAGATAT GGTCTTGGCGCTAAACGCCATGAAACTGCAGAACAAAGTTCTTATCAGAAATGTCCTCTGGGCTACAGCCAGTTCCCCAAAGAGATCGCCGAAATACCCGCCGAATGGGTCAAGGCCCAATCCAATATGGTTTGGTCCAAGAAACATAAATCT GGGGGTCATTTTGCTGCTCTCGAAAAGCCAGAATTGTTGTGGGCGGATATAGAAGAGTTTGTAAACTCGCACTGGGAGAAGTACAAGGATGATTGCTAA
- a CDS encoding RNA exonuclease 1, translating into MSSASPRSTSSKRKTPPSLSGSDCEGAFSEVLTRQARRKQKKVNKHRPEFQFNIQELKYGKKVTLAHIRDLILYIVADGQKPQWIQVNNKSHISHTVLLFVPGLLPTHLGLSSDITSASMPFAINSIPADGDILGRLEGPAQKVPAIASLFTYGCPTRAPGDKLRMHSAINQLLMCPIQEHIRRKREAEREKDHHRNAQIDSYSPLLYLLTPNQMIDNDYNIPSYLPHVDGRIVPGLDKSMIPDKSNLFLSSLSEVENIKLKDESRSFTGMDSTRNTKGNTREGGWVETSPAQGPPKDGIYPILAIDCEMVVSKDGDELARISVIDFNSGKNVFDELVLPPGEIVDYRTQWSGITAERLLSATHTISSIQNLLLSGASPLITPHTILLGHSLECDLNALRIRHPLCIDTALIYKHPRGPPFKPGLKWLSQKWLQRDIQAGENGHDSEEDARACVDLLKMKLTNGPDFGDSTNNMEPIVERIGRYMDNSPESPKTSAYCDYGDPRWLYGAKATTAVRCTSDDDVVNAVVKNVQSHTFVFGRMMELSEAQGWNDGGASLSPSSTVSLDSVLERFNSRLTALHSSLPPNTALIIVTGHSDPLPMVKLTKKRQRWERSVKTAGIEGVSGDDRWMAEHDRDLEKAVEEAKAGMAFFRVTS; encoded by the exons ATGTCCTCTGCCTCACCGAGGtcaacatcttccaaacGCAAGACTCCGCCAAGCCTCTCAGGCAGTGATTGCGAAGGCGCGTTCAGCGAAGTTTTGACTCGTCAGGCTCGacgaaaacaaaagaagGTCAACAAGCACAGGCCAGAGTTTCAATTCAATATACAAGAGTTGAAATATGGCAAAAAGGTCACCCTTGCT CATATCCGTGACTTGATTCTATATATAGTGGCAGATGGCCAAAAGCCTCAGTGGATCCAAGTTAAT AACAAGTCCCATATATCTCACACTGTTTTGCTCTTTGTTCCAGGCCTTTTACCTACTCATCTAGGTTTGAGTTCGGACATCACTTCTGCTTCAATGCCTTTCGCCATCAATTCAATTCCAGCTGATGGAGACATCCTCGGCCGTCTAGAGGGGCCCGCTCAGAAAGTACCCGCCATCGCTTCATTGTTTACCTACGGATGTCCCACGCGAGCGCCTGGTGATAAGCTTCGAATGCATTCCGCCATCAATCAGTTACTGATGTGCCCTATTCAAGAGCATATTAGAAGGAAACGAGAAGCagaaagggagaaagaCCACCACC GCAACGCTCAAATTGATTCTTATTCTCCTCTATTATACCTCCTCACGCCTAATCAAATGATTGACAATGACTACAACATACCGTCATATCTCCCCCATGTTGATGGTCGTATCGTACCAGGATTGGACAAATCAATGATCCCGGACAAGTCAAATTTGTTTCTTTCAAGTTTATCGGAAGTTGAGAATATCAAACTAAAAGATGAATCAAGAAGCTTCACTGGGATGGATAGTACAAGAAATACTAAAGGCAATACAAGAGAAGGCGGGTGGGTAGAGACTTCCCCAGCGCAGGGCCCACCAAAAGATGGAATATATCCGATTCTAGCCATTGATTGTGAGATG GTGGTGTccaaagatggagatgagttGGCGCGGATCTCTGTCATTGATTTCAACAGCGGAAAGAATGTTTTCGACGAACTCGTCTTGCCTCCTGGTGAAATCGTGGATTATCGCACTCA ATGGTCAGGTATCACTGCTGAGCGTCTCCTGTCGGCTACACATACAATTTCCTCGATCCagaatcttcttctttctggAGCATCTCCCTTGATTACGCCTCACACCATACTTCTTGGCCATTCACTCGAGTGTGATCTGAACGCGCTGAGGATTCGCCATCCTCTGTGTATAGACACCGCCCTTATTTATAAGCATCCAAGAGGGCCCCCTTTTAAACCTGGGCTGAAGTGGTTGTCGCAAAAGTGGTTGCAAAGAGATATCCAAGCAGGCGAGAACGGACATGAttctgaagaagatgcaCGGGCCTGTGTGGAtcttttgaagatgaagttgaCCAATG GCCCTGATTTTGGCGATTCCACTAATAACATGGAACCCATCGTGGAACGCATTGGTAGGTATATGGACAATTCCCCCGAATCCCCCAAAACTTCGGCATATTGCGATTATGGTGATCCTCGGTGGTTATATGGTGCAAAAGCGACAACAGCTGTACGGTGCACCTCAGATGACGATGTCGTGAATGCTGTAGTAAAAAATGTTCAGAGTCATACTTTTGTATTTGGCAGAATGATGGAACTCTCAGAAGCACAAGGAT GGAACGATGGTGGGGCTAGTCTGTCTCCAAGTTCAACAGTCTCACTCGATTCAGTCCTCGAGCGTTTCAATAGCCGTCTCACCGCATTgcattcttctcttccgcctAATACTGCATTAATCATCGTCACTGGCCACTCAGATCCGTTGCCAATGGTGAAACTTACGAAGAAGCGGCAAAGATGGGAGAGGTCTGTGAAGACCGCAGGTATCGAAGGGGTCTCCGGGGATGATCGATGGATGGCAGAGCATGACAGGGACCTTGAGAAGGCGGTTGAAGAAGCGAAAGCGGGCATGGCATTTTTCCGGGTGACCTCTTAG
- a CDS encoding cold-induced thioredoxin domain-containing protein, which yields MVVSNCSHIGNSYLPMFRSLSRTLKPIAPFPRHIRPTPRGIYHLRMSSTSAADPTPRLSNVLAKSKSPYLLQHKDNPVAWQEWSPETIALAQKLDKPIFLSSGYSACHWCHVLAHESFEDEETAKMMNEWFVNIKVDREERPDVDRMYMSYLQAVSGGGGWPMSIFMTPKLEPFFAGTYFPRPNFHQLLNKIHEVWEEDREKCEKMGKGVIEALKDMSDTGRTSESLSQLLSSSPASKLFAQLSTMNDTRYGGFTNAGSSTRGPKFPSCSITLEPLARLASIPGGGARNAEIREDAREMGMKMLRSMWSGGIRDWVGGGMARYSVDEKWMVPHFEKMLYDQAQLVSSCLDFARLYPANHQDRLLCYDLAADILKYTLRDLKSPEGGFWSAEDADSAEYKGAKKSEGAFYIWKKTEIDEILGDDAPLFDSFFGVEPDGNVNIIHDSHGEMRGKNILHQHKTYEEVALEFGKREDQAKDIIIEACEKLRLKREERERPGLDDKILTAWNGLMLTALSKASTLLPSSYGISSQCLPAALGIVNFVKSHMWDPSTRTLTRSYREGKGPQAQTDDYAFLIQGLLNLYEATGDESHVLFAEELQKRQDELFWDDDDGGYFASAEDAHVLVRMKDAQDGAEPSAAAVSAHNLSRFSLLLSSEFENYEARAEATFLSMGPLITQAPRAVGYAVSGLIDLEKGYREVIVIGSANDEMIKEFLKAARETYFSNQVIVHIQPEKLPKGLAEKNEVVKALINDVESGKEKEASLRVCEGGTCGLPVKDLEGAKNLLKDV from the exons ATGGTAGTTTCTAACTGTTCACATATCGGGAATTCCTATCTCCCTATGTTTCGATCTTTGTCTCGCACATTGAAACCTATAGCTCCCTTTCCACGCCATATTCGGCCCACTCCACGCGGAATATATCATCTCAGAATGTCTTCGACGTCCGCTGCCGATCCGACTCCACGGCTGAGCAATGTGTTGGCCAAAAGCAAATCACCGTATCTGCTGCAACACAAGGACAACCCTGTGGCT TGGCAGGAGTGGTCTCCAGAAACCATTGCCCTCGCTCAGAAGCTTGACAAgcccatcttcctctcttcagGCTACTCAGCATGTCATTGGTGTCATGTGTTGGCTCATGAAtcttttgaagatgaagagactGCCAAAATGATGAATGAGTGGTTCGTCAATATCAAGGTGGATAGAGAAGAGCGGCCGGATGTGGATCGAATGTATATGAGCTACCTGCAA GCTGTATCCGGAGGTGGCGGCTGGCCCATGTCAATTT TCATGACCCCCAAGCTCGAACCCTTCTTTGCTG GAACATACTTCCCCCGACCCAATTTCCATCAGCTTCTCAACAAAATACATGAGGTATGGGAAGAGGACCGTGAAAAGTGCGAGAAAATGGGAAAAGGCGTTATTGAAGCCTTAAAGGATATGAGTGATACT GGCCGTACTTCAGAATCCCTCTCTCAACTCCTCTCAAGCTCTCCTGCTTCCAAACTCTTTGCCCAGTTATCAACTATGAATGACACTCGCTATGGCGGTTTCACCAATGCTGGCTCCTCCACCAGAGGCCCCAAGTTCCCTAGCTGTAGTATCACCCTCGAACCCCTCGCACGTCTCGCATCCATTCCAGGTGGAGGTGCGAGAAACGCCGAAATCAGGGAGGATGCaagagagatggggatgaagatgcttCGGTCAATGTGGTCTGGCGGAATAAGGGACtgggttggaggtggaatgGCGCGCTACAGTGTAGATGAGAAATGGATGGTTCCCCATTTTGAAAAGATGCTATACGACCAAGCACAACTTGTTTCGTCTTGTCTTGATTTTGCTCGTCTCTACCCTGCCAATCATCAGGATAGGTTGCTTTGTTACGACTTGGCGGCTGATATCCTCAAGTACACTTTGAGGGACCTGAAATCCCCAGAGGGTGGGTTCTGGAGCGCGGAAGATGCGGATTCAGCAGAATACAAGGGtgcgaagaagagtg AGGGAGCGTTTTAcatctggaagaagacCGAGATCGACGAAATCTTGGGTGATGATGCCCCGTTGTTCGATTCATTCTTCGGCGTTGAGCCTGATGGGAATGTTAACATCATTCACGATTCCCATGGCGAAATGCGAGGCAAAAACATTTTACATCAACATAAGACCTACGAGGAGGTTGCACTCGAGTTTGGCAAAcgggaagatcaggcaaaaGATATCATCATTGAAGCTTGTGAGAAACTCAGGTtaaagagagaagagagggaaagacCGGGTCTTGATGACAAA ATCCTCACTGCCTGGAATGGCCTGATG CTCACAGCTTTATCAAAAGCttcaacccttcttccgtcatCCTATGGTATTAGCTCTCAATGTCTTCCCGCGGCGTTAGGCATCGTCAACTTTGTGAAATCTCATATGTGGGACCCTTCCACACGCACCTTGACAAGAAGTTATCGGGAGGGCAAAGGACCCCAAGCCCAGACCGATGATTATGCCTTCCTTATTCAAGGTCTGTTGAACTTGTATGAGGCTACTGGAGATGAGAGTCATGTTCTCTTTGCTGAGGAACTCCAGAAAAGGCAAGACGAATTGTTctgggatgatgatgatggagggTATTTTGCAAGTGCGGAGGATGCACATGTTCtggtgaggatgaaagatgcTCAG GACGGTGCGGAGCCCTCTGCAGCTGCTGTGTCAGCCCACAACCTCTCCCGCTTTTCACTCCTGCTCTCATCCGAGTTTGAAAACTATGAAGCTCGTGCCGAGGCGACTTTCCTTAGCATGGGGCCCCTTATTACGCAGGCACCGAGAGCAGTGGGGTACGCTGTATCTGGGTTGATCGACCTTGAGAAGGGATACAGGGAGGTCATCGTCATTGGGTCCGCCAATGATGAAATGATAAAGGAGTTCTTGAAAGCTGCTCGAGAGACGTATTTCTCAAACCAAGTCATCGTTCATATCCAACCGGAGAAGCTGCCTAAAGGACTCGCGGAGAAGAACGAGGTGGTGAAGGCTTTGATAAATGATGTAGAAAgtgggaaggaaaaagaagcgAGTTTACGAGTGTGCGAGGGGGGCACGTGCGGTTTGCCTGTAAAAGATTTGGAGGGGGCGAAGAACCTGTTGAAAGATGTGTAG